From Magnetofaba australis IT-1:
GATCTTCAAACTGGCGTCGGCCAGCGGCCCCACCAGTTCGTCGCGCTTGACCACCACCCCCACAGTCCAGTTCAGATCGCCTTGGGACAAGCGGGAGAACGAGACTAGAAAGGTGTCGCCAGAGCCGGTCAGGTCCGCTTCAAAACGGCTTTTGCCATGGCTACGCCACGCTTTGACCGCGCCAGAGACCAGGGGATCATTCACCTCGGCGGCGTTGCGCAGACGCATCCTCTCACCGCTGGCGTCCACCGCCAGGCTGGGGTCGCGATGGCCCACCAGCGCGCCATTCTCATCGATGAGGAACACGCGGCCTGAGCGTCCAATTTGTGCTTTGCTCAGAAAGGTGGAGAGGGTGGAGAGGGTAATGTCGGCGCCGACAACGCCAAAGCGATCGCCCTCAATGGTCGGAATGCGTCGCGAGAGGGTCAGGCCCACCAATTTGGAGCTGGAGAAGACGTAGGCTTTGGAGAGCGCCACGCCATCGGTGTTCCAAGCGACGTCGTACCAGGGACGCACGCGCGGATCGTAGCGGGGCGCGCCTTCGTCAAAGCGCAACTCCTTGCCAGACTCATCAAAAAAGTGAAAGCGATCGGCGCGAATGCCCTCCTGGGTCTCCAACAAACGGGTGACATAGCGCGCCCCGTTGGGGGTGCGTTGACCGGTGGGACCCAGTTTGATGGGGGTGCGGGGCAGGGAGAGGATTTGATAAAAATCGCCGTTCTCTTCGCCCAAATAGAGGCTGAAGATCTGCGGTAGCGCATTGAGTTGGCGATACAGTCGCTGCAAACCGTTGATGCTCTGCATCCCGGCGGGATCCACCAGCGCCAGATGTGCGGTGGCGTCCACCACTCGCGAGACCGGTTGAATCAACGCCTGGGCGTCGCGTTCAATCTGCGCAGTGGCGCGCTGCATGCTCTCTGTCGCGGTGTTGACGACGATGGCGGCATTGTTCTGAAACAGAAACCCAACCAGACCCAGCATCAGGAGAACCATCACCGCGCCAAAAGTGATGGAGATGCCCACGCGCAGATCAATTGAGCCCCGGTTATTCATACGTCGCCTATATCTAAGTGAGGAGGGGGGGGCGTTTGATTGCACAAGTTTAGTTGCCCCGCTCAACAGAGTGACGCCGCTTTGGCTCTCAGAGGGCCAAAGCGGCGGTGTCTGCATCTGTGCAAAATCATGTGTAGCGCGGTCTATTTTTTATCCTCGTCGGGAGCCATCTCCTCTTCCAGACCCGGCTCATAGATGATCACCCGGTTGCGCCCGCTCTCTTTGGCTTTATAGAGCGCCAAGTCGGCCTTCTTGGTGACGTCCCAGAAGTCGTCGCCATCTTCGGGGAAGGTGGCCAGGCCAATGGAGATGGTCTTCTCCAGAATCCCGCCGGCAACGGGGATCTTCAGTTCCGCAACAGCGGCGCGGATCTTTTCCGCCACCGCGGCGCCGTTGTGGTTCTCCTGCTCCTGCAGCAGCACCAGGAACTCCTCGCCGCCATAGCGGATTACCATATCCGAAGAGCGCACCTGACTCACCAGCACTTTGGCCAACGCTTTGAGCACGGTGTCGCCCGCGTCGTGGCCATAGGTGTCATTGACCGACTTGAAGTGGTCCAGGTCCATCATCATCACCGCCAGATGGTTCTGCTTGCGCTTGGTGGAGGCCACCAGGGTCTGCAGATACTCCTCCAGGAAGCGGCGGTTGTGCAGCCCGGTCATGGCGTCGCGCAGAGCCGATTCGCGCAGGGTGGCCAGCAGGCGTTTGGCCTGCACCACCGGCGCCGATTCGCGCAGGAACACTTTGATGAAGGGCAGCAGCAGTTGGAACAGGCTGCCGTGTTCGCGCTGCACCACCAACTGCACCACCATGCCCACCGAGCCGGAGTGAATCACCGGAATACAGATGTGTTCACACTGCTCGTTTTCGCCCTCTTGGAACATGTTGCACAACTGCGGCGTCTCCACCGAATCGATTATGTGGCCGGTGCGTTGCGCGCGGCAGGCGTCGGACTGGAACAGAATCTGCGGATTACACCAGCGACAGGCGGCTTCCACCTCGCCATCCACCACCATGGGCTTCATGTGGTTCTGATTGGCGGTGACTTCATAGATGGTGTAGCGGCGGATGCCAAAGCGACCGGAGAGCATGCGGCCCAGACGCGCATACACCTCCTGTTTGGTCTGATCCTCCTCCACCGCCTGTTTAAAGTGCGCCACCTCCACCAAAGCGCCCACCATTTCGGTGGTGGTGGTGAGCAGGTTGGTGTTGCCCTCCAATTCATACTGGATCAAGCGCGCCACGTCCTTGCTGATGTTGCCCAGGTTCTCCTGCAGGTAGTTCATCAGTTGGTTCAAATCGCGTGCGATCTGGCCGATTTCGTCATCGCGCTGGTAGTCGATGCGCTCTGAGAAGTCGCCATCTTTGGCGCGGCTGACCACCTGCTGCACGCCGGCGGCTGTGGCCACTACGGCGGCGATCTGGGTGCGGAACACCCAGGTGATGATGAGGGTGAAGATGCCCAGAATGCCGGTCATGAAGAAGATGGTCATCATCGCCTGGCGGCGCAGATGACTCATGGAGAGGGTCAAAGTGATGGCGCCGAGGACGGTGCCGTTCTCCACCTCATGGCACTGCAGACAGTTGGGGGTGCCGGCGCTGTTGGCGGTGAAGGGAATGGTGCCGCGAAAGGTGGGGTCCATCCCTTCATTGAGTTTGAAGTAGGGTTTGCCGGTCTCCAGCACCTTCAATTCGACTTCATCCATAGAGCGTTCGGAGTCCAGACCTTCGCCAAACTGGCGCACCACCCGCTGGCCGCGAATGACGCGCGCCTCCATCAGGCCAGGCACCTGGGCCAGACGCTCCAGGGTCTGCTGGCGCTGGTCGATGACGCCGTTGATCATGGCTTCGGTCAGGCCCACCAGGATCACCTGGGCGGCGGTGCGCACATGTTCTTGCGCGGTGGATATGGAGAATTGTCGGAAGGCCAAAACGCTGATGATCACCAGCACCGAGAGCATCGCGCCGGAAAGGGCAAAGGTGAACAGGGTGGTTTTGGTGGTCAGCTTCATGGGACGACAATCGCCTTTCCTAAATTGATGCTGCGTGCACTCTGACGCTCACATTTGCATCGAGCGGAAATTAATGCTGTCATAAACACGACATCTTGCCAAAAATTGCTCTGCAAATCACCTGTTTTACGCAGCAATATCCAATAAACCTCAGGAGCCGCCTGGATGCGTGGGGGTGGTCCGGTCTTGGCGCGCTACGCGAAAAAGCGCGCACGGCGCCTCGGAAATGAGGTATAAACTTTCATCGGTTGCGGGTCGGCGGGAGACAAGCGCTTTTCCGCTTTCCCTGGTTTCCCGAGTCTTGTGCGTCTCGGCGTAACCAATGCCGCCAATTTGTCATTTTAGCGAAGGGGAGCCATGCCCCGCAAACGATCCGGTCGGTCAGCCCTCAGTCAGCGTCAGAGCGCGCGCGTGGAGGCGATTCGTCAACGTCGCGCCGCCGCCAAATCGGCGCGGGCGCAGGCGCTGTGTGAAACGCTTGCCTCCGGCGGTTTGGGGGATCCGCAGCGCGGTCGCGTCATCGCCCATTATGGGCTGAATGTGGCGGTGTTGCCAGAAGGGGAGCGCGACCATCATGCGATTTTGCGCTGCGCGGTGCGCGAGACCCTGGATAGTGAGCCGGTGTGCGGTGATTGGGTGGTCTGGCGCGCTTCTGGCGCGGCGCAGGGGGTGATTGAAGCGGTAGAGGCGCGGCGTACGGTGCTGCGTCGTCCCGGCTCCCACGGCAAGCTGCTGACCATGGCGGCCAATCTGGATCAACTGCTGATCACCAGCGCCGCGCCGCTGTTCAATCCGTTTTTGTTGGACCGCTATCTGGTGGCGTGCTCCATGGCGGAGATCGAGCCGATCATCTGCGTCAATAAGATCGATCTGCTCGACGATGAACAGAGCTTGCAGGATCTGCTGGAGCTGCTGGCGCCCTACAAGGCGATGAAGATTCCCATTATCCTGCTGTCGGCTCTGGAGGGGCTGGGGGTGGAGTTGCTGCGCAACCATCTGCGCCATCGCTGCTCCGCCTTTGTGGGGCCTTCCGGGGTGGGCAAGTCGTCGCTGGCGGCGCAGTGGATCCACGATGAACCCATTCGCGTGGCCGAGACCAACCCCACCACGGGCAAAGGGCGGCACACCACCACCGTGGCGCGTCTCTATCCGCTCACCGACTCCCAGTATGACATGGGCTCCATTATCGACTCGCCTGGGGTGCGCGCGTTTGGTTTTCACGATGCGCGCCCAGAGGAGATCATTGACCACTTCCCGGATATCGTCCCCTGGAGCCGGGGGTGCCGTTTTAATGATTGCCGCCACCTGGAGGAGCCTGATTGCGCGGTGCGTCGCGCGGTGGAGGAGGGCCATCTGGACCCTTACCGGCTTGAGAGTCTGCACCGCATAATTGACTCCCTGGAGGAGCCCGAATAGTCGGATTTCAGGCGCTTGTCGCAGAAATTTCATATTGCGTGATTTTCTGCTTGACGCATCCGGCGCCCGTCTGTAGATTATGCGGCTCTTGAGTGAGTACGCGCCCGTAGCTCAGCTGGATAGAGTACCTGGCTACGAACCAGGTGGTCGGAGGTTCGAATCCTTCCGGGCGCGCCACTACGAAATCAACGGCTTAGGTCTCCTGACCTAGGCCGTTTTTCGTTGGTGTCCCGCCGTTTTGTCAACCGTGTGTCAACGCCGCTAACGGATTCAATTTTAACGCCTCTTGCAGGTGGTCCGGGGCCATGTGGGCATAGCGCATGGTGGTGCGCAAATCCGTGTGTCCCAGTATCCGTTGCAGCACCAGAATATTGCCCCCGTTCATCATGAAATGGCTGGCGAAGCTATGCCGTAGCACATGGCTGCGTTGACCCCGTGGCAGGGTGATTTGCGCCTTGTGCAGCGCCCGTTCAAATGCCGAGCGGCAATCCCGAAACAGCGGCCCGCGTGAGCGGCCAGCGGCGCGGATCATGGCGACCAGGTGGCAGCTAATCGGCACCGTGCGCACTGTGCCGGTTTTGGTGGCGACCAGATCCAAGCGATCATCCCGCACCTGTTCGGCGCGCAGGTGTTGCGCTTCTCCCCATCTGGCCCCAGTGGCCAAGCAGATCCGCGCCACCACCGGCAGGGAGTCGCTTTTGCTGGCGTCGGTCACGGCCAGGAGCCGGGTTATCTCTTCTATAGAGAGAAACGTCAGTTCACGCGGGGGGATCTTCAGGGGCCGCAGGTTCTCCAATGGGTTGGGCAGGGGCCAGCGTTGCAGGCGGATCAATTCGGAAAACACCGCCTTCAGATAGCCCACCTCAAGGTTCACCGTCTTGGGCGCATTGCCCGCGTCCAGGCGCTGTTGCCGGTACTGGGCGACGAGATCCGGCGTGAGGGATTGGGCGCGCGGGTTGCCCAGCGCAATCACCATCTGTTGCAGCATTTCCAGCTGGTTGCCACGCAGGTTCACCCCATGCAGTTGTTGCCACAGTTTGACCAGATCCCACAAAGTGCGGCTATCCCGTTTGGAGGGCTTCCATTGAGGATCGTTCTGCGCCTTGTTGCGCAATTCGATTTCACAGGCCATCGCTTCGCGTTTGGTCTTGAACCATTTGCGGATGCGTTTACGGCCCCGGCCACCGGGTTGGATATCCAGCTTCCAACTCTCCCCATCTTTCGTAATGGCCACCTTACGCGGCCACCTTCGATGTCATGCGCCGTTCATGCACCTTCTTGCGTAGCCATATGACAAAATCGTTGAATGTCATATCCTTACTCAGATACCAGCCTTCAATGTCTTCCCAGAGCGCAAAATTCCTAAGCGAGATGATGAGTTGCTCGAATGTCACGCCGCGACGCACGGCAACGGTGATCGCATTGCCCAGCATGAGCCCGATGTTCTTTTCTATGGCCGCGGCGTCCTGCTTTTTTACGCGCTTGATATTCAACCCCTGTGCAGACTTGATAAATTCCACATCTTCCATCAGCAGTTGCCACATGGGGTCTATGAAGCGCACGGAATCCATCAGGCGGTTGCGTTCCAGCGCATAACGCCATAAATCCGTTAGAATATCCGTGGCTTGATAGTAGGTCCTAACCCGCGCGCCATCGGTTCCGTTGCCAATCTCGCGCATCACGCTGTGATGGAAGCGCGCCTCTATGCGCCAGACGGGTTTGTCGGCTTCATACATTTCGCCCCACAGTTGGCGGTAGAAATCCACCTTGTCGGATTTCACCATTTCCAGATCCTTGCGATAAACGGTGAATTGCAGGCCGCTGGCTTTGCCGAACATCACCGTTTCGCGCTTGCCATAAGTGGCGCAAACGTTGTCCAGGCCCTGATATTCCAGTTCCTGTATGCCGTTGAATGTGCGCTGCAATGAGCCCTGACGTTTGAGCCGCTTTTCAAAGTCTTCCGGCAAATCCCAACCTTGGATATCCACCGCAAGGTGGATCGCGCATTCACACGGCTCATGATTCAGCAGGAAGGTGTAGGCGAAGCTATCCAGGAACCCTTGGAGTTCGCCAACGAAGGTTTGCGCTATGCGGGTTGGCGCAACCTCAATCTTGAGATGCGTCCCCACTTCATCCGGCTTTTTGTAGAACGACTTCAACAAGATGATATAGCCCCACTGATTGTTCTGGAGCTTGTACAAATAGCCGGATTTCTTGCCCATCTTGGCAACATGCCACTCCCAACCGCCATGGCGGTAATAGCAATCGCCCGAGTCAATCACGGCCTGAATTTCCGCCAAGCGGCTTTCACGGATTTTGCCCCGGTACATCTGCCGCACCGTGTCCACCGATTCGGCCAGAATGCGCACGCCGGACAGATCGCGGATGCCGTTGCCGTTCTCGAACCATGCCCCCTTGGGGTCAAAGGGGATGTCGCGGTAAATCCGCTGCGTCAGATCACATCGGTTCCACTTCGTGTAAGCCATGGTGTGTCCCTCACTGTCCGCCAATGTCCGTCTGTGACGTGGGTTTGTTTGTGTTTGTCTGACGTGTTACAGGAACGTCTAGCGCGCTTCGGCTGCGCGCATCGCCCCCGCGCGTTCCGCGCTGGGGGATGCCGCGCCGCCTTCGCTTCTCATCGCCTGATTCGCTTGTCTGCCAACTCCCATCAGCAGTTGCAGTGGATCACGCTTGATTACGCCTTGCTTCGGGTCCTGCGTGGACTCGGTTGGCTCTTCCTGTTTTTTGGGTTCTGGAAATTCCGGTTCACAGGAGATGACCTTGCGCCAGCCATCTTTGCCCAGCAGTTCACGCACGCATGGCGCATAGACGATTTGCGTCACCTTGTACCGATCCAGGAATTGCGCGCGTAGTTGCAGGCGGCCGCCATGCTTATCAATGAGAATCACAGCGCCAGCAGGATCAACGTTCGTCATCGCGCCGGATTCATCGACTCGATATTCTCGCCAGGAGGAGGCGCGCCATTCGGGACGCCAGAATATCTCTACGGCATCGACAAAAAATGGTGGGGTCTGCGTGTACTGGCTGGCGAGCGGGCGCACTACTGCATCAGCGCGAACATCCCGCGAAAGAGGATCACCGACAGCGCCATTTTGATGAAGACGCCCAGCGCCACCACGAACACCAACCGCAGCGCCTTGCGCATCAACCAGGAGATCCCGCGCATGGCCATCATCAGCAGTCGATACGCCCACGTCTGTTTCGCCTTGCCGCTTATTGTAAATATAAGCTGGATAAGCGACTGAAAACGCAAACACAGCAAGAAGAACGAGGATTGAAGTTTGTTTGAAAGCGTTCGATCCAGCGACATTTGCCGTATGCTCCCCTGTCAAAGTCGATTCATAGAGATCGAATGCCCAATTCGGAACACGCTTGGTGAACTTCACATCAAAGTCGGATTGGCGGGGGCTGGCGACCTTCGGACTATGCAAACCCTCTATGTACTTATTCTTAAACGGCCAGTGATTGCCCAAGCGGGAGAGGTTGATATGCTGATAGCAGGTTTCCGTCACATCCCGGATAACCGGATGCAACTGCTTCATGTGTTTCGGTTCAGTTGGAAAATGACAAACAAGCCGTTTATAATGTGTAGATAATAAGCGGAGGTTTGTATGGAACGGAAGAAGCGGAGATTTACGGCTGAGCAGAAGGTAGGCTATGTGCGCCGTCACCTGGTCGAGAAGGTGGTTCTCTCGGATCTGTGTGACGAGGCGGGCATTCAGCCCAGCCAGTACTATCGCTGGCAAAAGGCTTTGTTTGAGAATGGCGAAGCGGCTTTGGCTGACAAACGCGGCCAAAAGGCTCGTGATCGACAGATTGCCGAACTAGAAGCGAAGTTGGCAACCAAAAATGAGGTTATGTCCGAGCTTCTTGAGGCGCATGTTGCGCTAAAAAAAAGTCTTGGGGTGAGCTGAACGGCTGCTGGGTGGAGCCGGACATACGGGATTCGGTGGTGGATTTCGTGGCGTCTTGGTCAGACAAGAGCGAAATCGACACGAGCCGGATTATCAACTGGATAGGCGTGCAAAGGGGCAAGTTCTATTCATGGCGCAAGCGCTATGGAATGGTTAACGACCACAATGGCCGTATTCCCCGAGATTTTTGGCTGGACGATTGGGAGAGGGAAGCGATTGTCGCCTTTTTCCATGAACATCCGTCAGAGGGCTATCGGCGTCTGACCTACATGATGCAGGATGCAGACGTGGTGGCGGTCAGCCCCTCTTCAGTGCTGCGTGTGCTCAGAACTGCCGGGCTGATGCGTCGTTGGAGCCCACCGCCCTCGCAGAAGGGCACAGGGTTCAAACAGCCTTCGGAGCCGCATAAACACTGGCATGTGGACATCTCCTATCTGAATATCCAGGGGACGTTCTACTATCTGTGCAGTGTCCTGGATGGATGTAGCAGGTTTATCCTCCACTGGGAGATTCGTGAGTCGATGAAGGAAGATGAGGTTGAAGTGGTCCTGCTCCGAGCTCAGGAGGCCTATCCGGAAGCTAAGCCGCGGCTGATCTCAGACAATGGGCCGCAGTTCGTTGCCAACGATTTTAAGGCGTTCATCCGGGAATCCGGCATGACGCATGTGAGGACTTCGCCTTACTATCCGCAGAGCAACGGAAAACTGGAGCGTTTTCACGGTAGTTTGAAGCGTGAGTGCATTCGGCCTCAGACGCCATTATCGCTGGAAGATGCCCAACGGGTTGTGGGAAAGTACGTCGAGCATTACAACACCCGGCGGCTCCATAGCGCCATCGACTACGTCACCCCACAGGATCGCCTGGAAGGGCGGCATGTGCAGATCCTGGCCGAACGAGATCAAAAGCTTGAGGCGGCCAGAGAACGGCGTCGGACGACGTACCAAAAGCAGTCTTTTCAGCCATCCCAAAAAATGGCTGAAAAGGCGAACGGCTAACTGATATTTTGGCTTAGGCGGTTGTCATGTTTCCGCTGAACCAGCACATATCCTCCACTGGGAGATTCGTGAGTCGATGAAGGAAGATGAGGTTGAAGTGGTCCTGCTCCGAGCTCAGGAGGCCTATCCGGAAGCTAAGCCGCGGCTGATCTCAGACAATGGGCCGCAGTTCGTTGCCAACGATTTTAAGGCGTTCATCCGGGAATCCGGCATGACGCATGTGAGGACTTCGCCTTACTATCCGCAGAGCAACGGAAAACTGGAGCGTTTTCACGGTAGTTTGAAGCGTGAGTGCATTCGGCCTCAGACGCCATTATCGCTGGAAGATGCCCAACGGGTTGTGGGAAAGTACGTCGAGCATTACAACACCCGGCGGCTCCATAGCGCCATCGACTACGTCACCCCACAGGATCGCCTGGAAGGGCGGCATGTGCAGATCCTGGCCGAACGAGATGAAAAGCTTGAGGCGGCCAGAGAACGGCGTCGGACGACGCACCAAAAGCAGTCTTTTCAGCCATCCCAAAAAATGGCTGAAAAGGCGAACAGCTAACTGATATTTTGGTTTAGACGGTTGTCATGTTTCCGCTGAACCAGCACACATGTTCTGCGCCGCTATGATGAAATCCCAGTTATAATGACGATGTTTAGCGAAGGCGGAACGCAACGTTGGCTCTCTGCCGTCTCTCTCTGCCGCTTCCCGTCCGCCTGGATAATCCAGTTCTGAAAATTCCTTCTGGTCTGGATCCCAGAGGTTGTAAACCTCATCAAAAAAGAACATCGCCCCCTTCGGAGCCCAGTGATAGAAGCGCCGGAGCTTCTCGTAGTCTTCCGGGTTCTCATCGTTGAAGACTTCAATATGGAAGGATTCAGGCGCTTCAATCTTATGCACTTTGCGGAAGACATCACGCACACGAAGCGGAGAGATTCCCCGTATGTTTGTGATCACCAAACGCCCGGCTTTGACCGCTTTGGGCAGATCATCCGCAATGGCGCCACTGGTCTTGAACGATCCCGGCGCCCCATGGTGATATTTGATCGCCATTAGCCGATGCCCGGCATGATCAAGCGAATCACGAACCGCGTTATCCAAGCCGTCATGATAATGGCCATCGCGTCCGGGATATTTAGAACGTTGATCATGCCCAGCCATTCCGTTGGGATGGCGGCCCAGAGAGATTCTATCTTGTCCGAGATAGTGACATTCGGATCGCCCGTAATATCGGGACCCATCGCCGCTTCCAGCAATGACATCGCGCCAGAGAGGATGAAGCCGAGAACTTCATAGTAGGCAAGTTTCAGATATTCAATCAGCGTGTCGAATATCTGCGCTATGTGGTCCCAGATTGCGCCCATGGGTCACCTGATCACGATGAAGGCGGCTTGGATGAATGCGCCAAGCAATACCAGCGTGCCGAGGAGTTCAAACCATTGCCTGTAGGGCTCAAAGCAGATGCTTACGCTCTGATCACCCGGAACCGGAATCGTGAAGCATGGCAGGGTTGTATTGCTGGTGTTGGTCGTCGGCAGGAGCAACGCTGTTGCGTTGTGTTTGAAGTCAGTCACGACCGTGTCGTAATTGGTCTTCGCAGTGGAGGTTCGAGAACCCAGGCCGCTAATGATGCCGTCACGCGCCGCGTTGGGATCAACACTGGTCCCGGACGTAGATCCATCTGTGCTTCCGCCTGACGTGCCCGACGCACTCCCCAACTTACTGGCGTCGAATTCCGCCTTCGTCACGGTCTGGCATTGCGTCCCATCCCAGAATTGCGTGCTGTAATCGCACCCCTTGTCTTCTGTCCCATTGGCTACGCAACTGTATTTCGCGCCATCTATCACTTTCGTGGTTCCGCTGGGACACGTCGCCATCTCTGCGTCACCGCCCTCTATGCAGGCAGATCCATTGGTATTCAGCACAAAGCCCGCTGGACATGTCAGCGCGCCCGTATCCGGGTCCGTTGTAGGCTCCTGAGTGACGCCGGCATTCTTCACGCACGACGCATACAGGTAGTCATAGACCATGCCGGACTCACCACATGACGCACATTCGCCCGTGGAGGCATCCCACCATGATCCGGCTGATTCACAAGTCACGCATTGTCCGGTATTCGAAGAGTAATAACTACCTGTTGCACAGACCGACTCTATATTCTGATCTTCAGGTATGCAGCTATATGAGCATGTCTTTTCGCCACCAGCTGGACCAATACAACCATAATTCTTGATATATCCAGGCGTAGCGCAGTCGTACGCATCTGCATCTTGCTCAGTGGGATTCTCAGGTTCGGTTGATTTCGGGTCATAGCATTGCCCGTTTTCATCAGCCAATTGGCCCGCTGGGCAATAGCGAGAAACACACGAATCCGCGACAGGATCATACTGCTTGCCTGTGGGGCAATAACACATAGCTGAATTCAAAGAGCTTCCTGAAGCTGTAGAACCGACATTGCAATAAACAACAGCATATATAGGAGAGCCTTCGAACACTCTTCTTGGCCCATTGGACCAAATTTAATCATCATCTGACCTGTATACATCCGATGATAAGTGATGCTGTTGCCTAGGAACCATGCTCCAACATTAGATGTAGGATAATCACAGACAGTAGGGGTTGTTGTTAAACCGCTTGCAAGCATGTATGAAAGAATCGCCTGTTCAATCGTATAACCTTGCCTATTTCCAGTTTCATAATACCGTGCCTTGGGTTCATATTTTTGATATGCCTCCAAAGCGAAACAATCAGACATAAATGACAAAGCCCCCGCAAATGCGAGAACAATTGCGAGGGCTTTGCTTTTAACCGACATTGACACCGATCCCGAATCCCATGATGTGCTGGTTCAGCGGAAACATGACAACCGTCTAAACCAAAATATCAGTTAGCTGTTCGCCTTTTCAGCCATTTTTTGGGATGGCTGAAAAGACTGCTTTTGGTGCGTCGTCCGACGCCGTTCTCTGGCCGCCTCAAGCTTTTGATCTCGTTCGGCCAGGATCTGCACATGCCGCCCTTCCAGGCGATCCTGTGGGGTGACGTAGTCGATGGCGCTATGGAGCCGCCGGGTGTTGTAATGCTCGACGTACTTTCCCACAACCCGCTGGGCATCTTCCAGCGATAATGGCGTCTGAGGCCGAATGCACTCACGCTTCAAACTACCGTGAAAACGCTCCAGCTTTCCGTTGCTCTGCGGATAGTAAGGCGAAGTCCTCACATGCGTCATGCCGGATTCCCGGATGAACGCCTTAAAATCGTTGGCAACGAACTGCGGCCCATTGTCTGAGATCAGCCGCGGCTTAGCTTCCGGATAGGCCTCCTGAGCTCGGAGCAGGACCACTTCAACCTCATCTTCCTTCATCGACTCACGAATCTCCCAGTGGAGGATAAACCTGCTACATCCATCCAGGACACTGCACAGATAGTAGAACGTCCCCTGGATATTCAGATAGGAGATGTCCACATGCCAGTGTTTATGCGGCTCCGAAGGCTGTTTGAACCCTGTGCCCTTCTGCGAGGGCGGTGGGCTCCAACGACGCATCAGCCCGGCAGTTCTGAGCACACGCAGCACTGAAGAGGGGCTGACCGCCACCACGCCTGCATCCAGCATCATGTAGGTCAGGCGCCGATAGCCCTCTGACGGATGTTCATGGAAAAAGGCGACAATCGCTTCCCTTTCCCAATCGTCCAGCCAAAAATCTCGGGGAATACGGCCATTGTGGTCGTTAACCATTCCATAGCGCTTGCGCCATGAATAGAACTTGCCCCTTTGCACGCCTATCCAGTTGATAATTCGGCTCGTGTCGATTTCGCTCTTGTCTGACCAAAACGCCACGAAATCCACCACCGAATCCCGTATGTCCGGCTCCACCCAGCAGCCGTTCAGCTCACCCCAAGACTTTTTTTTAGCGCAACATGCGCCTCAAGAAGCTCGGACATAACTTCATTTTTGGTTGCCAACTTCGCTTCTAGTTCGGCAATCTGTCGGTCACAAGCCTTTTGGCCGCGTTTGTCAGACAAGGCCGCTTCGCCGTTCTCAAACAAAGCCTTTTGCCAGCGATAGTACTGGCTGGGCTGAATGCCCGCCTCGTCACACAGATCCGAGAGAACCACCTTCTCGACCAGGTGACGGCGCACATAGCCTACCTTCTGCTCAGCCGTAAATCTCCGCTTCTTCCGTTCCATACAAACCTCCGCTTATTATCTACACATTATAAACGGCTTGTTTGTCATTTTCCAACTGAACCGAAACAATGAAGAACAGGAAGAAACCCAGCGCGTAGATCATCGATCGTTACTTCACACCACGGATGGCGATGATCACGAAGCGAATCGTCGCCACGGCAGCGATCAAACCCAACATCGC
This genomic window contains:
- a CDS encoding sensor domain-containing diguanylate cyclase → MKLTTKTTLFTFALSGAMLSVLVIISVLAFRQFSISTAQEHVRTAAQVILVGLTEAMINGVIDQRQQTLERLAQVPGLMEARVIRGQRVVRQFGEGLDSERSMDEVELKVLETGKPYFKLNEGMDPTFRGTIPFTANSAGTPNCLQCHEVENGTVLGAITLTLSMSHLRRQAMMTIFFMTGILGIFTLIITWVFRTQIAAVVATAAGVQQVVSRAKDGDFSERIDYQRDDEIGQIARDLNQLMNYLQENLGNISKDVARLIQYELEGNTNLLTTTTEMVGALVEVAHFKQAVEEDQTKQEVYARLGRMLSGRFGIRRYTIYEVTANQNHMKPMVVDGEVEAACRWCNPQILFQSDACRAQRTGHIIDSVETPQLCNMFQEGENEQCEHICIPVIHSGSVGMVVQLVVQREHGSLFQLLLPFIKVFLRESAPVVQAKRLLATLRESALRDAMTGLHNRRFLEEYLQTLVASTKRKQNHLAVMMMDLDHFKSVNDTYGHDAGDTVLKALAKVLVSQVRSSDMVIRYGGEEFLVLLQEQENHNGAAVAEKIRAAVAELKIPVAGGILEKTISIGLATFPEDGDDFWDVTKKADLALYKAKESGRNRVIIYEPGLEEEMAPDEDKK
- a CDS encoding IS3 family transposase, with product MEPDIRDSVVDFVASWSDKSEIDTSRIINWIGVQRGKFYSWRKRYGMVNDHNGRIPRDFWLDDWEREAIVAFFHEHPSEGYRRLTYMMQDADVVAVSPSSVLRVLRTAGLMRRWSPPPSQKGTGFKQPSEPHKHWHVDISYLNIQGTFYYLCSVLDGCSRFILHWEIRESMKEDEVEVVLLRAQEAYPEAKPRLISDNGPQFVANDFKAFIRESGMTHVRTSPYYPQSNGKLERFHGSLKRECIRPQTPLSLEDAQRVVGKYVEHYNTRRLHSAIDYVTPQDRLEGRHVQILAERDQKLEAARERRRTTYQKQSFQPSQKMAEKANG
- a CDS encoding transposase; this translates as MERKKRRFTAEQKVGYVRRHLVEKVVLSDLCDEAGIQPSQYYRWQKALFENGEAALADKRGQKARDRQIAELEAKLATKNEVMSELLEAHVALKKSLGVS
- the rsgA gene encoding ribosome small subunit-dependent GTPase A gives rise to the protein MPRKRSGRSALSQRQSARVEAIRQRRAAAKSARAQALCETLASGGLGDPQRGRVIAHYGLNVAVLPEGERDHHAILRCAVRETLDSEPVCGDWVVWRASGAAQGVIEAVEARRTVLRRPGSHGKLLTMAANLDQLLITSAAPLFNPFLLDRYLVACSMAEIEPIICVNKIDLLDDEQSLQDLLELLAPYKAMKIPIILLSALEGLGVELLRNHLRHRCSAFVGPSGVGKSSLAAQWIHDEPIRVAETNPTTGKGRHTTTVARLYPLTDSQYDMGSIIDSPGVRAFGFHDARPEEIIDHFPDIVPWSRGCRFNDCRHLEEPDCAVRRAVEEGHLDPYRLESLHRIIDSLEEPE
- a CDS encoding integrase core domain-containing protein, encoding MKEDEVEVVLLRAQEAYPEAKPRLISDNGPQFVANDFKAFIRESGMTHVRTSPYYPQSNGKLERFHGSLKRECIRPQTPLSLEDAQRVVGKYVEHYNTRRLHSAIDYVTPQDRLEGRHVQILAERDEKLEAARERRRTTHQKQSFQPSQKMAEKANS
- a CDS encoding phage integrase; this encodes MAITKDGESWKLDIQPGGRGRKRIRKWFKTKREAMACEIELRNKAQNDPQWKPSKRDSRTLWDLVKLWQQLHGVNLRGNQLEMLQQMVIALGNPRAQSLTPDLVAQYRQQRLDAGNAPKTVNLEVGYLKAVFSELIRLQRWPLPNPLENLRPLKIPPRELTFLSIEEITRLLAVTDASKSDSLPVVARICLATGARWGEAQHLRAEQVRDDRLDLVATKTGTVRTVPISCHLVAMIRAAGRSRGPLFRDCRSAFERALHKAQITLPRGQRSHVLRHSFASHFMMNGGNILVLQRILGHTDLRTTMRYAHMAPDHLQEALKLNPLAALTHG